A region from the Acanthopagrus latus isolate v.2019 chromosome 8, fAcaLat1.1, whole genome shotgun sequence genome encodes:
- the siah1 gene encoding E3 ubiquitin-protein ligase Siah1, which produces MDEEMSRQTATALPTGTSKCPPSQRVPTLSGTTASNSDLASLFECPVCFDYVLPPILQCQSGHLVCSNCRPKLTCCPTCRGPLGSIRNLAMEKVANSVLFPCKYASSGCEVTLPHTDKTEHEELCEFRPYSCPCPGASCKWQGSLDAVMPHLMHQHKSITTLQGEDIVFLATDINLPGAVDWVMMQSCFGFHFMLVLEKQEKYDGHQQFFAIVQLIGTRKQAENFAYRLELNGHRRRLTWEATPRSIHEGIATAIMNSDCLVFDTSIAQLFAENGNLGINVTISMC; this is translated from the exons ATGGACGAAG AAATGAGTCGCCAGACTGCCACCGCGCTGCCCACAGGAACCTCCAAGTGTCCCCCCTCACAGCGCGTGCCCACCCTGTCAGGCACCACCGCCTCCAACAGTGACCTGGCAAGCCTGTTCGAGTGCCCTGTCTGCTTCGACTATGTCCTACCCCCCATCCTGCAGTGCCAGTCCGGACACCTG GTATGCTCCAACTGTCGGCCCAAGCTCACCTGCTGCCCCACCTGCCGAGGACCACTGGGCTCCATCAGGAACCTAGCCATGGAGAAGGTGGCTAACTCAGTCCTCTTCCCCTGCAAGTATGCTTCATCGGGCTGCGAAGTCACCCTGCCACACACTGACAAGACAGAGCATGAAGAGCTGTGTGAGTTCCGGCCGTACTCCTGCCCGTGCCCCGGCGCCTCCTGCAAGTGGCAGGGCTCCTTGGACGCTGTCATGCCTCACCTGATGCACCAGCACAAGTCCATCACCACACTGCAG GGGGAGGACATTGTGTTCCTGGCCACAGATATCAACCTGCCGGGCGCGGTGGACTGGGTAATGATGCAGTCGTGCTTCGGCTTCCACTTCATGCTGGTGCTGGAGAAGCAGGAGAAGTACGATGGCCACCAGCAGTTCTTCGCCATCGTGCAGCTCATCGGGACTCGCAAGCAGGCCGAGAACTTCGCCTACAGGCTGGAACTCAACGGACATCGGCGCCGCCTGACCTGGGAGGCCACGCCACGCTCGATCCACGAGGGCATCGCCACGGCCATCATGAACAGCGACTGCCTGGTGTTCGACACGTCCATCGCACAGCTATTCGCCGAGAACGGCAACCTGGGGATCAACGTCACCATCTCCATGTGCTAA